In one Gossypium hirsutum isolate 1008001.06 chromosome D09, Gossypium_hirsutum_v2.1, whole genome shotgun sequence genomic region, the following are encoded:
- the LOC107891019 gene encoding ankyrin repeat-containing protein At5g02620 has protein sequence MGEEQIFQKKMAKQLTGKRDDTPLHSAVRAGDLHLVLEIIRGCEAGDLFEQNQSGETALYVAAECGRADLVKELIKYCDIVLAGIKARNGYDAFLIAAKQGNLEVLKILMEANVDLSVTFDSYNTTALHTAASQGHAEVVNFLLEKGSNVAVIAKSNGKTALHSAARNGHVVIVKALLSKEPGITTRTDKKGQTALHMAVKGHNIEVVDELIKSDPCLINMVDNKGNTALHIGTRKGRIQIVEKLLNQNGVHKLVINKSGETAIDIAEKHKLSDIAGILKEHGVQCAKFIKTQPTNSAKELKQTVSDIKNGVHHQFEHTRQTRKRMQGIAQRINKIHVDSLNNAINSTTVVAVLIATIAFAAIFSVPGQYADSPKDISPGVSPGQARIASKLPFLIFIVFDAIALFISLAVVVVQTSIVVIHRKAKKQMMAVINKLMWLACVLISVAFLALSYIVVGDEWWLANLVTGIGTVIMVSTLGTLCYWVIVNRIEASKLHSIRRSSMNSGSRSFSMSYVSDTEILNNEHKKLYAV, from the exons ATGGGAGAAGAGCAAATTTTCCAGAAAAAGATGGCAAAGCAGTTGACAGGTAAAAGGGATGATACACCACTTCACTCAGCAGTGAGAGCAGGGGATCTTCACCTGGTTTTGGAAATAATTAGAGGATGCGAAGCTGGGGACTTGTTTGAGCAGAATCAATCTGGTGAAACTGCCTTGTATGTTGCTGCTGAGTGTGGTAGGGCTGATTTAGTGAAGgaactgattaagtattgtgatATTGTTTTGGCTGGTATTAAAGCAAGGAATGGCTATGATGCTTTTCTTATAGCTGCCAAGCAAGGGAACCTGG AGGTATTGAAGATTCTCATGGAGGCCAATGTTGATCTTTCGGTGACTTTTGATTCTTATAACACCACAGCGTTGCACACTGCTGCATCACAAGGCCATGCTGAAGTGGTGAATTTCCTCTTGGAAAAAGGCAGCAACGTGGCTGTAATAGCAAAGAGCAATGGTAAAACTGCCTTGCATTCAGCAGCAAGGAATGGGCATGTAGTGATAGTAAAGGCCCTTTTGTCTAAAGAGCCTGGAATCACAACAAGAACAGACAAGAAGGGGCAGACAGCTCTACATATGGCGGTTAAAGGGCATAATATTGAAGTGGTTGATGAGCTGATAAAGTCAGATCCTTGTTTAATAAACATGGTTGATAATAAGGGGAATACTGCTTTGCATATAGGGACTCGAAAGGGTCGAATTCAG ATTGTTGAGAAGCTGCTAAATCAAAATGGAGTTCACAAACTAGTCATCAACAAGTCTGGGGAAACAGCTATTGACATTGCAGAGAAACACAAACTATCTGATATTGCAGGCATCTTAAAAGAGCATGGAGTCCAGTGTGCCAAATTCATCAAGACACAACCTACAAATTCGGCTAAAGAACTAAAACAAACTGTAAGTGATATAAAGAATGGGGTTCATCACCAGTTTGAACACACACGCCAAACGAGAAAACGCATGCAAGGTATAGCTCAACGAATCAACAAAATTCATGTTGACAGTCTCAATAATGCAATCAACTCCACCACAGTGGTGGCTGTTCTCATTGCCACTATTGCGTTTGCTGCCATATTCAGTGTCCCAGGCCAATATGCTGACAGTCCAAAAGATATTTCACCAGGAGTTTCTCCTGGACAAGCGAGAATTGCTTCAAAACTGCCCTTTTTGATTTTTATTGTCTTTGATGCTATAGCCCTCTTCATATCATTGGCTGTTGTGGTAGTGCAAACCTCGATTGTAGTTATACACAGAAAAGCAAAGAAGCAGATGATGGCAGTTATTAATAAGCTCATGTGGTTGGCTTGTGTACTGATTTCAGTTGCATTTCTAGCCCTTTCATATATTGTAGTTGGAGATGAGTGGTGGTTAGCTAATCTAGTTACTGGTATAGGGACTGTTATCATGGTATCAACATTGGGGACATTGTGTTATTGGGTGATTGTGAACCGTATCGAGGCTTCAAAACTACACAGCATCCGGAGATCTTCAATGAATAGTGGATCTCGATCATTTTCAATGTCATATGTGTCTGACACGGAGATTCTGAACAATGAACATAAGAAACTCTATGCAGTTTGA
- the LOC107891018 gene encoding probable membrane-associated kinase regulator 3, whose product MMAISQASSNHADEDYIDMEVSSSSNYLCYSISSPPQSREFEFQMCSVSPDGDISSTYPADELFYKGKLLPLYLPPRLQMVQKLRQSSNNAALDSKTQPPIEPNPAIPSTNTSFPLKYWTSISASESCRVSSELNADDYFFECSTEMNGFIGNGSVSKTSWCRKLMQIKQSSISQKLKTSRAYLKSLFSKSGCSDESCAKAACNVEAGNVSKNKDCVNKYMKMAKKNPFGKIDNERYKISSIIMKSIDKEVVEDAANSHRRSFSGVIQRHSTTKSSSTSSSDSSSSSSSSFSFSSSGFYDLQLLKRSNSANSEMENSIEGAIAHCKQSQQLSSSRKISVNGDQERPGFCSI is encoded by the coding sequence ATGATGGCCATAAGCCAAGCTTCAAGTAACCATGCAGATGAAGATTATATAGATATGGAGGTAAGCTCATCCTCCAACTATTTGTGTTATTCCATAAGCTCTCCACCTCAAAGTAGAGAGTTTGAGTTCCAAATGTGTTCAGTTTCTCCAGATGGAGATATTTCCTCTACTTATCCAGCTGATGAACTCTTCTACAAGGGCAAGCTCCTTCCCCTCTACCTCCCTCCTCGCCTCCAAATGGTTCAGAAACTACGCCAAAGTTCCAACAATGCTGCCTTGGACTCCAAAACTCAACCACCCATTGAACCAAACCCTGCTATCCCTTCAACTAATACAAGTTTCCCACTGAAATACTGGACCAGCATCTCTGCATCAGAATCCTGTAGGGTGAGTAGTGAGCTAAATGCTGATGACTATTTCTTTGAATGTTCAACTGAAATGAATGGTTTCATCGGCAACGGTTCTGTTTCGAAGACGTCTTGGTGCCGAAAGCTCATGCAGATCAAGCAATCCTCAATAAGCCAAAAGCTCAAGACATCTCGGGCATATCTTAAGTCCTTGTTCAGCAAGTCTGGGTGTTCAGATGAATCTTGTGCCAAAGCAGCATGCAATGTAGAAGCAGGTAATGTTTCAAAGAACAAAGATTGTGTAAACAAGTACATGAAAATGGCAAAGAAGAATCCATTTGGCAAGATTGATAATGAGAGATATAAGATATCAAGTATCATTATGAAGAGCATTGATAAGGAGGTGGTTGAGGATGCTGCAAATAGCCATAGGAGGTCCTTTTCAGGAGTAATTCAAAGGCATTCTACAACAAAGTCTTCATCTACATCTTCATCCGATTCCTCTTCATCGTCGTCTTCATCGTTTTCATTCAGCTCAAGCGGATTCTATGATTTACAGTTGCTGAAAAGAAGCAACAGCGCCAATTCGGAGATGGAAAATTCTATTGAGGGAGCAATTGCTCACTGTAAGCAGTCTCAGCAGCTGTCTAGTTCAAGAAAGATTTCAGTTAACGGGGACCAAGAAAGACCAGGATTTTGCAGCATATAA